From a single Cydia amplana chromosome 10, ilCydAmpl1.1, whole genome shotgun sequence genomic region:
- the LOC134651768 gene encoding SRR1-like protein isoform X1 — MSKQQVDSDGFRIVPSKRFSKNKQTKIPSRDSKFKEQETIIDVGKAIKRIQSAADDLRASDYWKHVIESVSTVLSSRKLKTIVCFGLGHIGECNISRYQLAFLLCLKGSLNCSDVLVHDPVFFKSECTILDNLGLQVIAENTEGGYVISKQDPTLLYLPHCPKQLTNNFLWSNWGPELENCILICNSFASLVENHPNRILKETVPFIAKISPFVSEIILENNFVYTDIFNDISIHHFPSNLEKLDKDFWIKGDKPNYENTEEFITSLMVEKLNI; from the exons atgtcaaaacagcaAGTTGACAGCGATGGTTTTCGAATAGTTCCTTCTAAGCGTTTCTCCAAAAATAAGCAAACAAAAATACCTTCTAGGGACTCAAAATTTAAAGAACAAGAAACTATCATCGACGTTGGCAAAGCGATAAA acgtatacagtcagcagcggaTGATTTAAGAGCCTCTGATTATTGGAAACACGTGATAGAATCTGTGAGTACAGTATTAAGTAGCAGAAAACTAAAAACTATCGTTTGTTTTGGGCTAGGCCACATTGGAGAGTGTAACATTTCAAGATATCAACTCGCGTTTTTACTGTGTTTAAAAGGCTCTCTTAATTGTTCTGACGTCCTGGTACATGACCCTGTGTTTTTTAAAAGTGAATGTACTATATTGGATAATTTAGGGCTTCAAGTTATAGCAGAGAATACCGAGGGAGGTTATGTAATATCAAAACAAGACCCAACTCTTCTGTACTTACCGCATTGTCCAAAACAACTGACAAACAACTTTCTTTGGAGTAACTGGGGCCCTGAATTAGAAAACTGCATTTTGATTTGCAATAGTTTTGCCTCATTGGTAGAAAATCACCCGAACAGAATTTTAAAAGAAACTGTACCTTTTATTGCTAAAATTAGTCCATTCGTATctgaaataattttagaaaacaactttgtttacACTGATATTTTTAACGATATATCGATACATCATTTTCCAAGCAATTTAGAAAAGTTAGACAAAGATTTCTGGATAAAAGGTGATAAACCGAATTACGAAAACACTGAAGAATTCATAACGTCTCTTATGGTGGAAAAGTTAAACATTTGA
- the LOC134651768 gene encoding protein FMC1 homolog isoform X2, whose product MASITSKPVLVTLRQLLSEIRKQSSTKKLAENQMVRYILDQYRKHQVTDQQLCKAVNEMHFKARTYYDYLHHSRKCKEINMEFKGKGERSIEDTARMVGFKLPHDPKP is encoded by the coding sequence ATGGCAAGTATCACATCAAAGCCCGTTCTTGTAACGCTACGGCAATTATTGTCCGAGATCCGTAAGCAGAGCTCAACGAAAAAGCTGGCAGAGAATCAGATGGTTCGATACATTTTGGACCAGTACCGTAAACACCAAGTAACGGATCAGCAGCTTTGCAAAGCTGTTAATGAGATGCATTTTAAAGCGAGAACATATTATGACTATCTGCACCACTCGAGGAAGTGTAAGGAGATCAATATGGAGTTTAAGGGAAAGGGTGAGAGAAGCATCGAGGATACAGCTAGAATGGTTGGTTTCAAACTGCCTCATGACCCTAAACCGTAA
- the LOC134651769 gene encoding short/branched chain specific acyl-CoA dehydrogenase, mitochondrial isoform X1 has protein sequence MFPLRRIVANKILEQWRAPMVAATKAQSFSDAVPQRPLSVLTEDELAMKETIRKLATEQIAPLVKKMEDEHKIDDSIRQMLFDNGLMGIETPVEYSGSGCGFLTMMLVVEELSRVDPAVAAYVDIHNTLVNSLFMKVGTEEQKKKYLTKLCTEYAGSFCLTEPSSGSDAFALKTVAKKDGDHYVINGSKMWISNSDVAGVFLVMANADPSKGYKGITCFIVERDTPGLSVAKPENKLGIRASGTCMVHFDNVRVPEGNILGEYGHGYKYAAGFLNEGRIGIASQMIGLCQGCMDATIPYTLERKQFGKNIYSFQGISYQIAHLQTELEAARLLTYNAARLKENNLPFVKEAAMAKYFASEIAQHLTSKCIDFMGGVGFTRDFPQEKFFRDAKIGTIYEGTSNMQLQTIAKIIEKEYKQ, from the exons ATCCTGGAGCAATGGCGCGCTCCAATGGTCGCCGCGACCAAGGCACAGAGCTTCTCAGACGCTGTCCCACAGAGACCTCTGTCCGTTCTCACAGAAGACGAGTTGGCTATGAAGGAAACAA TCAGAAAGCTGGCAACTGAACAAATAGCGCCTCTTGTCAAGAAGATGGAGGACGAACACAAAATCGACGACAGCATCAGACAAATGCTGTTTGATAATGGA CTCATGGGCATCGAAACCCCAGTGGAATACAGCGGCTCCGGTTGCGGGTTCCTCACGATGATGCTAGTTGTCGAGGAACTGTCCCGAGTAGACCCAGCAGTCGCAGCGTACGTGGATATCCACAACACGCTCGTCAACTCGCTCTTCATGAAGGTTGGAACTGAGGAACAGAAGAAGAAGTACCTCACCAAGCTGTGCACGGAATAT GCCGGCAGCTTCTGCCTAACAGAGCCGTCATCAGGATCAGACGCCTTCGCCTTGAAGACCGTGGCCAAGAAGGATGGCGACCATTACGTCATCAACGGCTCCAAGATGTGGATCTCCAACTCGGATGTGGCTGGAGTGTTCTTGGTTATGGCCAACGCTGATCCTTCCAAG GGTTACAAAGGCATCACCTGTTTCATCGTAGAGCGCGACACCCCCGGCCTGTCGGTGGCCAAACCAGAGAACAAGCTCGGCATCCGCGCGTCTGGCACCTGTATGGTGCACTTCGACAACGTCAGGGTGCCTGAAGGCAACATTCTTGGAGAATACGGACACGG ATACAAGTACGCCGCCGGTTTCCTGAACGAGGGCCGCATCGGCATCGCGTCGCAGATGATCGGGCTGTGCCAGGGCTGCATGGACGCTACTATTCCTTACACCCTCGAGAGGAAACAGTTCGGAAAGAACATCTACTCATTCCAG ggtATCAGCTACCAGATCGCGCATCTCCAAACCGAGTTGGAGGCAGCCCGTCTCCTGACCTACAACGCCGCCAGGCTAAAGGAAAACAACCTGCCCTTCGTCAAGGAGGCTGCTATGGCTAAATATTTCGCTTCAG AAATCGCTCAACATCTGACTTCAAAATGTATCGACTTCATGGGCGGCGTGGGGTTCACGCGCGACTTCCCTCAGGAGAAGTTCTTCCGCGACGCAAAGATCGGCACCATCTACGAGGGCACTAGCAACATGCAGCTGCAGACCATCGCCAAGATCATTGAGAAGGAatacaaacaataa
- the LOC134651769 gene encoding short/branched chain specific acyl-CoA dehydrogenase, mitochondrial isoform X2 yields MEDEHKIDDSIRQMLFDNGLMGIETPVEYSGSGCGFLTMMLVVEELSRVDPAVAAYVDIHNTLVNSLFMKVGTEEQKKKYLTKLCTEYAGSFCLTEPSSGSDAFALKTVAKKDGDHYVINGSKMWISNSDVAGVFLVMANADPSKGYKGITCFIVERDTPGLSVAKPENKLGIRASGTCMVHFDNVRVPEGNILGEYGHGYKYAAGFLNEGRIGIASQMIGLCQGCMDATIPYTLERKQFGKNIYSFQGISYQIAHLQTELEAARLLTYNAARLKENNLPFVKEAAMAKYFASEIAQHLTSKCIDFMGGVGFTRDFPQEKFFRDAKIGTIYEGTSNMQLQTIAKIIEKEYKQ; encoded by the exons ATGGAGGACGAACACAAAATCGACGACAGCATCAGACAAATGCTGTTTGATAATGGA CTCATGGGCATCGAAACCCCAGTGGAATACAGCGGCTCCGGTTGCGGGTTCCTCACGATGATGCTAGTTGTCGAGGAACTGTCCCGAGTAGACCCAGCAGTCGCAGCGTACGTGGATATCCACAACACGCTCGTCAACTCGCTCTTCATGAAGGTTGGAACTGAGGAACAGAAGAAGAAGTACCTCACCAAGCTGTGCACGGAATAT GCCGGCAGCTTCTGCCTAACAGAGCCGTCATCAGGATCAGACGCCTTCGCCTTGAAGACCGTGGCCAAGAAGGATGGCGACCATTACGTCATCAACGGCTCCAAGATGTGGATCTCCAACTCGGATGTGGCTGGAGTGTTCTTGGTTATGGCCAACGCTGATCCTTCCAAG GGTTACAAAGGCATCACCTGTTTCATCGTAGAGCGCGACACCCCCGGCCTGTCGGTGGCCAAACCAGAGAACAAGCTCGGCATCCGCGCGTCTGGCACCTGTATGGTGCACTTCGACAACGTCAGGGTGCCTGAAGGCAACATTCTTGGAGAATACGGACACGG ATACAAGTACGCCGCCGGTTTCCTGAACGAGGGCCGCATCGGCATCGCGTCGCAGATGATCGGGCTGTGCCAGGGCTGCATGGACGCTACTATTCCTTACACCCTCGAGAGGAAACAGTTCGGAAAGAACATCTACTCATTCCAG ggtATCAGCTACCAGATCGCGCATCTCCAAACCGAGTTGGAGGCAGCCCGTCTCCTGACCTACAACGCCGCCAGGCTAAAGGAAAACAACCTGCCCTTCGTCAAGGAGGCTGCTATGGCTAAATATTTCGCTTCAG AAATCGCTCAACATCTGACTTCAAAATGTATCGACTTCATGGGCGGCGTGGGGTTCACGCGCGACTTCCCTCAGGAGAAGTTCTTCCGCGACGCAAAGATCGGCACCATCTACGAGGGCACTAGCAACATGCAGCTGCAGACCATCGCCAAGATCATTGAGAAGGAatacaaacaataa